The window TATGGGTTACTTCCTAATATTTTTAATCATTTCGTAATTGCCGTTAATATTATCTTTTATTTTATGCGGCATCGAAAAACCAACGATTAATTATTTCCAGTTATAAATTGGCTACAACTTAACCTGTCTGATAATATTTTTAATATTGAGTTCAACAATATCTGTCATGGTTCTACACCTCAAATAGTTTGAATCTTTAAAATATTCACTCATACTTTGCTTTAATAACGCAATGTTTTCTGGAGTTGTTAAGGCTTCTTTATTTGAAACATCTCGAAGATCTGCTAGTCTATGCCGCTCGCTCCTCACCCTGTGCACAATCGACGAACGTTCTTCTTGCTGATATTGGAGAACTGTTTTATCAGTAAGTTGTTCCATACTCATTTTAACGTAAGGCAAGTTTTCTTTGAAAAATTGAGGTAAATAAACCTTTAAATTGCCTTCGTAAAACTGTTGATCAAAATCGATTGCTCGAATTTTAAATTGAATATCATCAAAGTCTGGAGTAATTTGTACAACAAAATTATATGCCCTCATATCGCCTAGAAGCATGATTAGGCAGCGTTCGTTAAATTTTACAAATTCTTTTGCAATTCTAGTTGGGTTAAATTCTGGCGAATATAGTTGCCCTTTTGTAAAAACATCACCAGGAATTCCTGCAATATGTTCTTCAATTAATGTGTCCCCATCAACCAAATAATTTACTTGGTTTGGAGATAATATTTCTTCGAGTTCCAAACCATATATGCGAGATGCATCAGCTTTTTTGATGTAAAAATAATCATAAACATCATTCAGTCGATTTACAATTCTTATTCGAAAAGGATGCGTATTGCCAAAAGTACAGTATTCTATTTTATCGATATATTTATGTTGAACAATGCGCAAATTACCAGATGCTTTTAGACTTGCATAAATTTCCTTTAACCCTGCATGAAGTTTTTCAATTAAATTCTGAGCATAAATTGGTCCTTCCCAAAGAGAATCTTTACCAAATTTATCCATTAATGGAAAAGCCTCATCAAATTGCATTAAATCATTATAGCTGATGGGCAATTTGGCTTCACGTTGGTAAGTACGCAAGTATTTCTGCAAGGCTGGTGTTACCGGGAATATAGGTTTCTTGCGAGATATTTTTACGTCATCATTTTCCATTGCCAAGCAATGTACTACTTAAATAATTTAACTGCAAAAGAAAGAAATAGATTTGTTGAACACCTTTCAATTGACAGAAAATGCAGCCTAATGATTAATGCATAGCTGTTTTTCTTCAGCATGATTAGGTTTAGGTGCATCTAATGGTTTTTTATACTTCCACCTTCTATGTGTCCATAACCAATATGATGGTTCTTCTTTGATCATTTCTTCTAAAAAATGTGTGTGCATTTCTGTAATTTCAAACGGTTTGGTTTCTTGCGGATGTAAGCAAATTGGAACGCAATCTACTTCGTAATAGCCTTGTTTTATATATTTTGTTTTTAAGTAAAATACAGGTCGATTTGTTTTTATTGCAATTTTTTCGATTCCTAACTGAACAGCAGTTTCCTGATTTAGAAAAGTTGTCCAATATTTGGAATCTTCTTTTGATGGCGCTTGATCGCTACCAAATGTAAACATGCTTGCAGAATCTTTACTAGATTGAATAGCCCGTATCGTTTGGCGCATAGCCACCATTCTATTGCCGAATTTACTCCTCATTTTAAGGAACCAGTTATCAAAAACTTCGCTACTTAAAGGTTTATAAATTGGATAATGCTGGCCAGAAAAATTGAGTCCAATTGCCATGCAAACCCATTCATAATTGCCATAATGTGATGAACAGAATAATACACTTTCCTTGTTTTTTAGGTAAGCCTCAACTAAATCAACGTTTTTGAATTTAACTCTTTTATTAAGTTCCTTTTTAGAAATGCTTTTCATTTTAATCACTTCTACAAATAAAGAGGCGAGGTATTTATAATGCTTTTTCTTAATCTTCTTAATCTCATGCATTTCTATTTCTGGAAAAGCATTTAATAGATTTTCTCGTACCACCTTTTTTCGATAGCCAAAAACATGATAAATAAGTAAAAAAACTACATCAGCTAATATATATAGAACAGAGAATGGTAAATAAGATAAACTTGTTAAGCAAAATGTTCCGAAATGTGGAAGGATTCTTTTCATCATCGATGATTATTTGAAATGCAAATTTATATGCATGCCAGAATCATATTGCCACGTAATTGTTAGATTTTTATTCCTATTAGTTGTTGTGATTGTTCGCTGACGGAAAATCAAGTGAGCGATTAACTTTTGAAAGGTAAATTGTTCCAAATAGCATAGTCTATAATTTCTAAACCTTATTGCAGCGGTATACTTTTTGGCTAATTAAGTCTAATTTTTCAGTACCAATCACCAAAAAGATTTAGCGGAAAGAAGGACCAACATTAAAAATAGAGCTGAAAATTGCTTTGCAAAAAAACCTCACCCTATTAAAGTATTTGCTTAGGCGAATTAGTAGCTGTCCCTCTCCTTGAAGAGAGGGAAGCAAAAGACAGTTAGCTCAAACCTACAAAAATGAAATTTGCACCAAACTGAGCTGTTATTAATTGTCTTAGGTGGTAAAAAAACAAAACGCAAAAAGCCTCGATTTGCATCGAGGCTTTATATAACTATAGGTTTAAAGTCCCCTTTAGGGGATTTAGGGGTTTAAGCAAATTGCTTCCCTTTAACCTTACGTTCTTGCTCTGTTAAATAAATTTTACGTAAACGCATGCTTGCAGGCGTTACTTCAATATACTCATCAGCTTGGATATATTCCATAGCTTCTTCAAGCGAGAATTTAATTGCTGGCGCAATACGTGTGTTATCATCTGTACCCGATGCACGCATGTTTGTTAATGGCTTGCCTTTAACAATGTTTACTACTAAATCGTTATCACGGATGTGCTCACCCATAATTTGACCTTCATAAACATCAACACCTGGATCAACAAAGAAACGACCTCTATCTTGTAATTTATCAATTGAATATGCCGTTGTAGCACCTTTTTCCATTGAAACCAATACACCACTTAAACGTCCAGGAATTGTTCCTTTCCAAGGTTCATAAGCTTTAAAACGGTGCGCCATAATTGCTTCACCAGCTGTTGCTGTTAAAACATTATTACGTAAACCGATAATACCACGAGCTGGGATTTCGAATTCTAAGTGTTGTAAATCGCCTTTTGGCTCCATAATTAATAACTCACCTTTACGCTGAGTTACCAATTCGATTACTTTACCAGAAACTTCTGCAGGCACATCAACGATTAAAGTTTCAATTGGCTCACATTTTTTACCATCAATTTCCTTGATGATAACCTGTGGTTGTCCAACTTGTAACTCATAACCTTCGCGACGCATGGTTTCGATTAATACTGATAAATGGAGAATACCACGACCGTATACTAACCATGAATCTGGAGAATCAGTTTCAAGAACTTTCAACGCTAAATTTTTCTCCATCTCTTTGTATAAACGTTCTTTTATACGTTGAGAAGTTACTAATTTACCTTCTTTACCAAAAAATGGAGAGTTGTTAATGGTGAACAACATGTTCATTGTTGGCTCATCAATGCTGATAACTGGCAATTGTTCTGGAACTTCAAAATCAGAAATGGTATCACCAATATCAAAACCATCAATACCTACAACAGCACAAATATCGCCCGAGCTAACTTCTGTAGCACGTATTTTACCTAAACCTTCGAAAGTATATAACTCTTTTACTCTTGTTTTAACGATTTTTCCATCGCGTTTAATTAAAGTAACTTGTTGGTTCTCTTTAATTGTACCACGGTGAACACGTCCAATTGCAATACGACCTACGAAAGATGAATAATCTAACGAAGTAATTTGCATTTGTAATGTACCATCATTAATTGGTGCAGGTGGAATGTTTGCCACTACAGCATCCAACAAAGCAAAAATATCAGTAGTTGGAACTTTCCAATCAGTACTCATCCATCCTTGTTTAGATGAACCGTAAATAACTGGGAAATCCAATTGCTCTTCAGTTGCTTCAAGGTTAAAGAACAATTCGAAAATTTGTTCGTAAACCTCTTCAGGGCGACAGTTTTCTTTATCAACTTTGTTTACCACCACAATTGGTTTTAAACCAAGCGCTAAAGCTTTTTGCGTTACGAAACGTGTTTGAGGCATTGCACCTTCAAAAGCATCGCAAAGTAAAAGTACTCCATCGGCCATTTTCAAAACACGCTCAACCTCACCACCAAAATCGGCGTGACCAGGAGTGTCAATAATGTTAATCTTTACATCTTTGTATTGTACCGATACATTTTTAGATACGATTGTGATACCACGTTCGCGTTCTAAATCGTTATTATCCAATATCAAATCGCCCGTTTGTTCGTTGTCACGAAAAATCGAACAAGCATGTAAAATCTTATCAACCAAAGTTGTTTTACCGTGGTCAACGTGTGCTATAATAGCTATATTTCTAATCTTTTGCATAAAATGCGCCTCAAATTTGGCGCAAAGATAGTGTATTGGAATGGATTTTCTACTATAACCGCTACTATTTAAACAGATATAATTTACGTAATTGCTTCATTTTTAATTAGAAAAGTACGTTCAGTGCTTTTTCTTTTGCTTCGTTTTTAATATTCGCTGTAGCCTTCCTAAAACATGTGAAACAAGCCAGAGTTCTGAAAAAAATAAAAGCTGATGCTTAATCCAGGGCCGCAGCATGCATCAGGTTTAAAAACATGGATTGAGCGTATATAAATTCGAGATGTGATCTATAAAACAAGATAAATTCAACAGGATAAATTAAGAAAGTTAAAGGTTTTATGGTTCTTCAAACTGATTGCAGATTTTTATGTTGTATGAACATGTGGATATTTTGGGCTGTATTAGCGGCAATTTCAGCTGCTTTGGTTATTGTGCTTACTAAGGCAGGTTTAAAAACGGTAGATTCTAACCTGGCATTTGCCATACAATCTGTTTTTATATTAACTATAACCTGGGGACTAGTAACTTTTGAAGGAAATTTAGGCACCTTAAAAGACATTGATACTAAAACCTGGATCATCTTAATTTGCGCAGGAATAGCAACAACGCTAGCGACTGTATTTTCTTTTAAAGCTTTATCGCTTGGCAAAGCCTCAACAGTTTCAACAATTGAACGTACTTCCATCGTATTTGCCATTTTACTTTCTACCATATTTTTGAAAGAAAAATTAACCTGGCAGATCATTGTTGGCGGTATCCTTATACTATCTGGAGCCGTATTTATAGCACTTTCAGAGCCCGAATAATTGATTTAACATTCAAATGCCCAGTTTAAAAACGCAGGCATTACATTTTCCCAAGTTGGAACATCATGCTTACCACCAACTTTTTCATAATAAAAAACATGTTCAGGGCGTTTAAAACCTTTATTAGAAAGTCCTTTTATAATATCAATTGTATCATCAATCGAATCAATTATGAGGTTTTTATTTCGATCAGCTTTTTCGTCTTCCGTACCTGTCATCAACCAAAATTTCATGTCAGGTTTTGTAAAGGTGGTATCAATTAGCGCATGCATAATGCGATCCTCGTCGGTATAACCATCAGCTAAATCTTTTTTTCGCCACCAAAAAGCGCCAGAAAAAACGCCAATTACATCGAAAACATCAGGATTATTCCAAGCAATGTCAAATGCAGATAAGCCACCTAAAGAAAACCCTGCAAACGCAACTTTGCCGGTAATTGGTATTGCGATTTGCTTTTTAACAAAAGGTAATAATTCCTGAATGATAAAATTATTATATAAACTTGCTTTTGCTCCTCTACCTTTAAAATCTGGGATGCCGGCAACGCCATATTCCATTATGCGATCAATTGATGCCTTTATTGCAACAACGATTAATCTACTATTTCTTTTATTTTGATGACTGGTTTTCAAAACTTGCTCGAAATCCATTTTGGCAACATCCTGACCATCATTAAGCAAAAGAAGCTCTATTTTTTCATTACCCAAGATACCTTCAGGCAGGTAGATATCTATGTCTACATCCCTTTTCAAAAAAACAGATGGAATTTGTAATTTAATGGTATTAATTTTTACTGATAAAATTGCTGCGTACATAATTCAAACCTCTTAACCTTGGTAAACACCACTTAGATTTAACGCAAAGGTACAAAACAGAATATTTTATCAATTACCATAGGTTAATATTTAGCTCAAGATTACAGATGATAGATTTTTAAACAGTAGATATTCTTTTTTCAGAATTTAATTTATACCTTAAATTATTCAAATATAAATATGGTTAAAGAAGAACATAAGAAGTGGTACAGCCCGAATTTAAGTACTGAGATCGACATGCTCATCTTTGGTCATGCAGGCATTCCTGTCTTGCTATTTCCAACGAGTATGGGTAGGTATTTTGAAACTAAAGACTTTAAATTAATTGATTCTGTTGAGGGTTTTATCAACGAAGGAAAAATTAAAATCTATTGTCCTGATGGCATCGATAAATTAAGCTGGTATAATAAAAGTATTCATCCTGCAGATCGTGTAAAAAATCACATTTGGTACGATAAATATTTGCTAGAGGAAGTAGCGCCATTGGCCAGGCATGAAACAGGTCATAACAAAATTATAACTGCTGGTTGCAGCTTTGGAGGTTATCATGCAGCAAATTTTGCCTTTAGGCATCCTTGGTTGGTTAGCCATATGTTTAGCAT is drawn from Pedobacter mucosus and contains these coding sequences:
- a CDS encoding lysophospholipid acyltransferase family protein; protein product: MMKRILPHFGTFCLTSLSYLPFSVLYILADVVFLLIYHVFGYRKKVVRENLLNAFPEIEMHEIKKIKKKHYKYLASLFVEVIKMKSISKKELNKRVKFKNVDLVEAYLKNKESVLFCSSHYGNYEWVCMAIGLNFSGQHYPIYKPLSSEVFDNWFLKMRSKFGNRMVAMRQTIRAIQSSKDSASMFTFGSDQAPSKEDSKYWTTFLNQETAVQLGIEKIAIKTNRPVFYLKTKYIKQGYYEVDCVPICLHPQETKPFEITEMHTHFLEEMIKEEPSYWLWTHRRWKYKKPLDAPKPNHAEEKQLCINH
- the typA gene encoding translational GTPase TypA; the encoded protein is MQKIRNIAIIAHVDHGKTTLVDKILHACSIFRDNEQTGDLILDNNDLERERGITIVSKNVSVQYKDVKINIIDTPGHADFGGEVERVLKMADGVLLLCDAFEGAMPQTRFVTQKALALGLKPIVVVNKVDKENCRPEEVYEQIFELFFNLEATEEQLDFPVIYGSSKQGWMSTDWKVPTTDIFALLDAVVANIPPAPINDGTLQMQITSLDYSSFVGRIAIGRVHRGTIKENQQVTLIKRDGKIVKTRVKELYTFEGLGKIRATEVSSGDICAVVGIDGFDIGDTISDFEVPEQLPVISIDEPTMNMLFTINNSPFFGKEGKLVTSQRIKERLYKEMEKNLALKVLETDSPDSWLVYGRGILHLSVLIETMRREGYELQVGQPQVIIKEIDGKKCEPIETLIVDVPAEVSGKVIELVTQRKGELLIMEPKGDLQHLEFEIPARGIIGLRNNVLTATAGEAIMAHRFKAYEPWKGTIPGRLSGVLVSMEKGATTAYSIDKLQDRGRFFVDPGVDVYEGQIMGEHIRDNDLVVNIVKGKPLTNMRASGTDDNTRIAPAIKFSLEEAMEYIQADEYIEVTPASMRLRKIYLTEQERKVKGKQFA
- a CDS encoding EamA family transporter, translated to MWIFWAVLAAISAALVIVLTKAGLKTVDSNLAFAIQSVFILTITWGLVTFEGNLGTLKDIDTKTWIILICAGIATTLATVFSFKALSLGKASTVSTIERTSIVFAILLSTIFLKEKLTWQIIVGGILILSGAVFIALSEPE
- a CDS encoding alpha/beta hydrolase, with translation MYAAILSVKINTIKLQIPSVFLKRDVDIDIYLPEGILGNEKIELLLLNDGQDVAKMDFEQVLKTSHQNKRNSRLIVVAIKASIDRIMEYGVAGIPDFKGRGAKASLYNNFIIQELLPFVKKQIAIPITGKVAFAGFSLGGLSAFDIAWNNPDVFDVIGVFSGAFWWRKKDLADGYTDEDRIMHALIDTTFTKPDMKFWLMTGTEDEKADRNKNLIIDSIDDTIDIIKGLSNKGFKRPEHVFYYEKVGGKHDVPTWENVMPAFLNWAFEC
- a CDS encoding esterase family protein, producing the protein MVKEEHKKWYSPNLSTEIDMLIFGHAGIPVLLFPTSMGRYFETKDFKLIDSVEGFINEGKIKIYCPDGIDKLSWYNKSIHPADRVKNHIWYDKYLLEEVAPLARHETGHNKIITAGCSFGGYHAANFAFRHPWLVSHMFSMSGAFDISGQLDGFYNDDVYFNNPVDNLLNNSNPELHYMKIVLGTTDRDMCRPDNEKLSQILAQKQIDHWLDIRPNADHDWPIWREMFPSYIAQL